From the genome of Amyelois transitella isolate CPQ chromosome 22, ilAmyTran1.1, whole genome shotgun sequence:
CATGAGATTGGCAATGCCGCAGGGCTCAGAACTACCTCCAAAGCTCATCATCACATCTGGTATGACGCTCACCACACAGTACTGAAATCATTACTCTATGCTCAGTtacaaatcttaataaatcattcatcattaagccttgcTGAAACCTATGCcttttcagtcatttcaagactgttggctctgtctattcctcaaaggatatagacgtgattatatgtatgtgtgaaaatGATCGACTGATTGACTAAAAATCAATGGAGACTGATAGATCAGACCAAgcagcattaagtccaccttttgtacattattttgtgcaaaataaataaatggacaGGAAGATGGACAGAGAAAGATCTGGAGGTATATAATTTGGCATCAATAAGCTAAACAGGTGAGTTTGGTGTTTTGactctttgcaagactgttggctatgttttcccgagactgttgactttgtcttCCCCCATTAAGGGATAAACAtgagtatatacatacatacatatagtcacatctttatcccttgcgagatagacagagccaacagccaaaaagactgatagcccaCATTCAGCtagtggcttaatgatagaattgagattcaatatattatgtatgtaagatcaGTATATTATGTGTTTATATGTGCACAGCTTTTTATTACtgtcaaataattttgttagcATATCTATCATAAAGATAACTAAATAGCAACTGCGTGATAccaatttttctaaatattaagCAACCCAGAAGACTGCATCCAGAGATCAGAAGCCTGTGTCAGTCATTATGACTGACCTTGATGCATTGTTCAATgtcaatacaaatatatgtacctaaatacttaccattttttaaaattaaaggttCCTTTTACAAGTGGCATAAACTAATGGTGTTTGTTTAATGtaccatatacatataataatcaatcatttattttggTAGAAAtggtgaaaaattaaaaattaccctatgtccttctgtgtgtgtatgcaaaatttcatgggaatcggttcagtggttttgatattattatgaatatatAATGTACCCAAAGACACTTTCACCTGTCATGTGTTTATAATAGTATggataagtatatttaatggATAGTATggataattgtttttatttatggaaTCCATCTAGGACTTCTTTaaaggtgaaataaaaataaatatgacgtGATTGTACATACCTGCTCAGGTTTTCCAAGAGATTTAGCCAAAACAGAAACAACTTTGGCCACAAAATCCTGCGGTATCTTATTTCTCGGTAAGTTTGTTTCAATTCTAAAATGAggcattttataaattcttctttattttcgATGACGCACGGCGGTCGCAAAGTCCTAATGAAACAAAACCAAAGTCGGAGAAACTCCACACaattatgagaaaaaaattgGAATTTCAGAAGACAGAAAATATCAACCTAATCCAGTAAAAATAGAACATGACAGCTGACAGTTGACACGACAATGAGAATTCGAAAGCTAAGGTCTGTGTCAAAGAGTACATAATCGTTTACGCTTACGCGGTCGTACCTTGAAAATTCCTGTGGTATCTTGGACAAAGGTGTTGTCATACTATAGGCAGAAAGTCAAATTACAGGAgatcaaaaaattttttttgtcattcacTGTCAAACAAATCAAATGTAATCTTATGTTATTAAACGACCAATTTAACCCTTAACTACCTagcatatatttttgtcacaCGAACACCTACCAAAGGTCTGAGGAACcccagaataaaaaaaattttttttttgttaaatattaagcAAGGGTATaaacttgaataaaaattatatttggtgcattattattatcttcattaaaaaaataggaaaatgaaaaatcaacaaaatttatttttaacttcaatAATTGGCATTATCTCTTATTTACGGCTTACTTTCTAACAGTTTGGCCAGAACTACAGACGGAAGGTGGACGAAACGAGTCGTAATGTGGAAGGGACCTGTAGGAAAGAGAAGAAGGGGAAAACCACAACAAAGATGAGTCGATGACATAAAAGGAAAAGCAGGAGAAAACTGGTACAACAAGGCAAAAGACAGAAAGAACTGGTTACAAATGGAGGAGGCCTTTACCCTAGAGAGGGGTTCtcattcaaaaaaaaaaataataaaaataaataaataacaaactgataatgaaattaatataaatccataaattgaaaatacttaattaacatacttttataatttgaatgcGAAATGAATAAGAATCAATGAATTGCATGAAACTAAACAAATAATGTAGCATGAAatgagaaatttatttatttaataaaaggctttttattatttatttatttatttctaacagttttagaaaattacatacacaaaaaatatttaaagtaataggcaattattcttatattttttatataattcaattaacaaggaatttaaacaaaaataaaatctctcaataaaataattaaacaaaattgcaCACGCTAAATTTAGAGCTTTTCGCGACAATtagaacaaattttatttgagcATTCAAGGCAAATGGACGCTTTGCATTCGAAACACATGAATTTTgcgtttctttttgtattcaCAAGTAGAACAATTTTAACGAACTGATAATCTCTCTTCAGCAGTGCTAATGAATGGAACAGCTGCTGGAGGGGTCACGCTGATCTGGAGTATGCGTTGTATACTAACACATATATCTCGTTGCAATTTCACGTGCCATATGCGGTCTTATTAGCTGTTCAGCAAGTTTCTTCAAAAACTTGAACCTGCTTTCAATCTTCTGTCCTAGTGTCTGCACAGACAGGTtcaaaacataacaatttgaGGCAATAAATATCAAGTAATCTGTAGAATATTGCCAATGGCGACGACTAATTCGAGCACCTTTGGTCTAGTAGATCTACTTCAATTTTGGTttggttataaaataatatgatctCCGGTTTCTTCGTCACTTCGTTGACACCCATAAAATGGTGCATTCTTGAAACAGTGCTAGTTGGAGAGCTAGTGAACCTTCCGAGTAACGGTCTTCCTGTAAGGTTAGAAATGTGTAGAGTGATGATTCATAGTACACCAAGGCCAAAAATCATGACCTGGCAGGCATCTGCCCTGCACGTCATCaacacttttatttcttaaaatgtaaaatacatagaataaaaaaacttcCTGCTGTaagcttcaaaatttaatatcagctattttatttattgataattataaaaaaaaattgacaggcGATTAGAGTAAGCAAAAGTACCTACCAGGTGCATCGAGAACTGCACAGTttaggaagaaaaataaactttcttctgtaaagttgaaatttaagtatatgtttcagtatatcatttaaaagaaatgtgtACAATGACAGGCGGTTCTGAACAGCATAAGACCGTTAAGGGTtaagtttatataatatttgaaataaatagatcgtggtaagtgaaCCTCCTCCTCATAAAAAATCGCTTCCGGTAAAGAAGCGTGATAATAATCCCGCAAAATCGTTAAGCGTTCCACATTTTTGAAAGGGAGACTAAACGCACGCCCATCACTGCCCATTTCGTTCCAAGCTTAACGTCGTCGGAGGAGCAATTCGTCACAGCTCCGACCTCGGCTGTGTCGATTGACAAAGACGGGTTGCTGTCGCCTTCGTCGCCGCCAAGATCTGTGCGAGGTAGAGGGCGGCCTCCGGCACGCTTGGGGTATGTGGGGCAGCCTGCTCCGCGTCGTCCTGTCCCTGCGTGGAACTTTTTTTACACACCTTAGGACGCTTCTTGCAAAACTTCTGATTTAGGGAGGGCGACCATCGCCCTCGAGTCATGCGCTTTGTGTATCAGATCTTTGCTGGTACTGGTAATAGACCcagtaattatatatttcctaAAGCAGAAAGTTGATGCGTGGGCAGCGCGTATTGTCGCTACAGAATTGATCGATTTCAGCAGAATCATCTCTTTCAAAGTGAAGAAAAAGGTGTAACGAAAGTGGGAGATATCGCATATACATAGATACGAATAAAGTTATAGCCTTCTCTCAAAACGGGTGTAGGGTTAAGTCCCGTGGTACTAAAGAGCTACTTATTGACATGACCATTAGCCAGCAGGTACGACGGAACTCTCTGTGGCCTGGATTGACTATAACAAGGCCTTTGATTCAGAGCCACATTCATGGCTGAAAACCAGGCCAGTGCCTTCAGTTTTATCTCGTGATGTCGAAAGAGATCTTTTTGGTACTTACCCGTGATACATAAGCCAGCTCTGTATAACGATTattcctttattattattagtcaaCTCTTACAACAAAAGGGTGGAGTTTAAATCTTAGGTAGTCTTACTAAAAAGAGAATCAATCTTTTTAATCTAGCGAGAacaacaatttaatatttttttatgaaggtAGCTACAATGTCAATAACAAAATCATGTCATATTTATGGAACGAatgacttttattattataagtctATCATCAACTAGATAATACCTTAacaacaatttaatatttttttatgaaggtAGCTACAatgtcaaaaacaaaatcatgtCATATTTATGGAACGAatgacttttattattataagtctATCATCAACTAGATAATACGTTAATCAATtcttaaaaactatagttaatTATAACAGAAGAAATGGGTTcaacaaaatcaaaaaataaaagaaatgtctCCCGTGAAAGGTACGGTATCGATTAAATTGTGTTCATTTTTAATTGCTACATGAATGTCAGTTAACCATACAAAGATTTTGTCACACTAGGTAGGTATACCAGTTTAGTATTTGTTAATTAAggttatgtaatttaaatgaaaacttgtaatattaaattaaaaatacttccGACATGAATTTTAAGCGccctttaaaaagtaaaaaacaaatgaaacttTCGCGTCCTTGATTTATATCGAGAGAtgccatatttattattcaacagcagctgaacttggccttttagttttttcgAGACAGTTGCCTCTGTTttctccgtaagggataaagacgtgattatatgaatgtatgtatatacctatacgtttttgatttttttgtcaaaaataataaatatggcaTCTCTCGATATAAATCAAGGACGCGTAAAATTATTTCCTTTCTTTGGAGCAAACCATTTTCGATACTCATAAACTTGCTCATTGCACAGACAGtcccaaaaaaattaaaaagccaCCGCACCGTCAGCTGTACTGTATGGTTAAGTAGGTTGCCAGCTCATCGccaaaaataatcccaagttttttagcctattccttagtcgaaTCTTATGCCATCCGTGGGATAGATGTGGAGTGGTACCATTCTAACCTactgagaaccacacggtatataaattaagaaatgagATTGCAGGggttaataattttctttatcttccttttttaaattgaataaatttaatataaaatcaagGTTATCAGCTCCTACTCGGAGGTAGTCTCATAAGTCGGATTGTTCTAACACTATTAATATTAGTCAAACTCATTGCAGCAAGTGCTGCGGCTACAACAATTTTTTGGGGTTTCGAAAGTACAGGTACTATACGACCGCCTACGTcgacatatatattataacgaCTTGTCTAGTTAGACTCTCATGACAGTTGTAATATCGCTTGCTGAAAACGAATGGGGTAAAAGTGTTCTTACATAATCTCGTGCTTTTTTACacttctgatttttttttattttagcagTTGGTAACACAGTGCGTCTAAAGTCGGGTAATTCCAATTTTCCACTACTCGAGTCGTTTATGGACAGAcacgtatatataaaatcgcACTGCATTATGCACCTACAGTGTTTCTATTCTGCGTGACGGAGTTTTGGCGatctaaagaaatatttaaggcTCATTATATACCTAGTTATCGGTTCTTATCTTGGTACACTTTTTTATCTACCTATCCTTTGTTCTGTGCTGACGGTCGATCAAGTGGTTAAGTGAAATTGTTTCGTGGTGATATTTGGTCTTTTTgcgaaaatttaattgttcgTCATGGGCACGGAACAATCTAAACCTTCAGAGAGATATCCGCAGCATGTACCTCATTACAGAGAACGTCAACcaaggtaggtacctaagtgCTTTTGCTTTCCATATTTTTAACTGCTCTCTGCCATCTTGGATTGTTATACCCACCTATTACCTACCTTTCACCGTTTGCACgtgaattatataaatttacatagaagacaaatcacacagattgctAATCCCATAAttaaggtacatacatatatatatatcacgtctttattcccttacggggttgacaaatccaacagtctcgaaaagactggaaggccatgTTTACCGTTtcagtaaaaaatacatacatatgtagttacatatatgatatatatgaCTGTTGAAGTTGTGATTATATCATTGAGATAGTAtctctcgtaacacaagtctcgaacttatttaTTCACATCATATCACAACATAtcttgttttagttttagttagTTTTTTAGTCATGAGGTAGACATACCAACAGTCTAAGAATGACACCAAGCATTTGTCTGATATCATGAGTTCTTCAATAATTTCTCTAAAACTTGTGatggttaaataaaaattaggcatctacctacctacttaactCTTTAATACTTTCTtacacagttacttaactctatttttaattcttttcaaGAAAATGTTCTTTGTTTCAGGAGTCAGTTCTCTGAAACAGATGTAGCTGAGTTACTGGAACGCCAGAAGCAACATTTTGACCAGAAAATTAAGCAACTACAAAAGGAACAAAAAAGTCCACCAGCTACTACTACCCAACAGTATGTAGAATTTCAGATATTAATGATAATGTTCTATTTTAACccctaatttttattaattaaggcATTATCCACCTAGTCATCCATCATACCTGCGGAGTAGCATGTCACGCATGCGCAGGTTTTATTGCGCAGACAAAGCTGCGGGTAAGAGCTGgtttatatattatgataCCCGTGTGTAGGCAGGGTGGGTTGCCAGtattatgaatgtgaaagtttgtaaggacaCTGCGCCctgtaacaaacacacacacaccatACTTTATAAGGGTAAAAATTGGACTATTGTCTGTCTCCAGGCTGTATCTAAAAATCTGTTTTGgctagaaagctgaaatttatgcaaaaataataatattaagggaataatacaaaaaacctgttttatttattttagttgtaattttttttaataatacatttcaaaataaataaaagggaGGCCCATAcaacaaaagtaattttaagcaatttttaagttgattttaataaacagatAGAAATGTGAatatagcaaataaatattatgatgGCAGGAGTAGAAATAACAAACTTGATGATGGTAGGGAACCCTTCAACCCTTCGTGAGCTATCTATTAGCAAAAAGAACATAAATACCTAGTACTTTTTAGTTGATGATGATAGACGTGTGATAGGCAGATGCGGTgaaggattttattttaataataagaagatttattttgatacttacttacatactttaTATGGTTTATAACATGCAATATGTAGtggcatttttttaaagatctcCATTTGAGTATGGTGCTGGGAGCAGCAACACTGCTGGCCCATCATCGAGTTCCCACCAGTCCACCTACAGTCCGCGAGGCGTAACACCCGTTCAAATAAGCCCTCCAACTACGTGAGTTGAATATAACACGCAATGTGGCTACAAATACAGAAGGTTTTATGATTATCGGAAGGTGTATCTATTAACTTAAGTATGGCGCAAGAAAATACTTACTTCAAATCACACACCATAGTTTAAtgatgttacatacataaggttaaggtttccggcacttttgAAAAGAGCCACTCCATaccttccccatggatgtcgtaaagagataggcctataaacttggcattcctcttgtgggcgatgggctagcaatctgtcactatttaaaacacaattctatcatgaatccatacagctgtatgtggtctttcaatcttttcgagactgttggctctgactacctcACAACTcacaaggcatatagacgtgactatatgtacgtctatatacctataccatatgaagtaggcagagccaatagtacAAAAAAATCTGGCCGGCGTCcatagaatttttttcaactttcGTGCCGAGCACTTAAGGTAGGTACTCGTTTTAATTTCAGTTCAGAGAGACTTAGGACTCCTTACAACTACACTCACACGCAGCTGAAGCAAGCAACGGGGCTTCAGGCCACCACCTTGTACCCGAATTTGCAAACCGCTCAGGCGCAGAGCAATGTGGCCCAATCTACTTCGGATTTTGTCTTTGTCAGTAATACCGGAAATGTACAAAGGTAATTTGCTTCCCTAAACATTATTGATTGTAGAAGAATTAAGTTCTGGTCTGGTAAATCTGACGTTGAAACGCAACTAACTGATGAGTGTGACATGATGTTGatttcatctatactaatattataaagctgaagagtttgtttgtttgtttgaacgcgctaatctcaggaactacgggttcgaattgaaaaattctttttgtgttgaatagaccatttatcgaggaaggctataggctataaaacatcacgctgcaactataaggagcgaagaaataatggaaaatgggaaaaaaaaacggggaaaattattcatcctggAAGGTTTCAATgaagcccaaaataactattccacgcggacgaagtcgcgggcacagctagtctatactaatattttaaagccgaagagttagtttgtttgtttgaacgtgctaatctcaggaactacatacttatggtcacgtctatatcccttgcggagtagacagagctaacagtcttgaaaagactgaatggccacgttcagctatttggcttaatgatagaattgagattcgaatagtgataggttgctagcccatcgcctaaataaggatcccaagtttgtaagcctatcccttagtcgccttttacgacatccatgggaaagagatggagtggtcctattcttttttgtactggtgccgggaaccacacggcacagtagtagtaagtagtatttatttaatcttacaGGTGTGTGCCATCGGCTCCTCCTGCACCTAGGGTGCGCTCGACTTCAAGGTAACTAAACGTTCGGAAATACCCTAACTGAATGCTGCTATTCTAGATTCATGTTGCTAGCTAGATAGGGTATTCCCTTCATAATATTctacaatttaaaaacttaaataattgaaatctATAAACAAGTCCTGGCAGTGTCGCCACATAGTGATAGAATAAACTTAATGTGACGAGGCGCATCCGAGTTACTctttttacttattacttcacattctctctctctttcttaaTATTTACGTGTTCCCGGTTCCCTTTTTGAACGATACCAGCCACTGCCTGCCTACCTCAACTacacatttattattcttagCTGGGCAGTCTTCACTTCAAAGATCGAGAACTTTTAACTGATAAGCAAAGATTTATCAGCGTGTTACCAACATCGATCCGCCTTCGGAATTTGTTGCATTACTTATTTGTTGATATGGCAGTTGTACTAGCGGTAtgctatacccatgcttctgagccgtttgagcctatttttattttaaattaaacgtcatcattcacatttataaaaaccctcaaaaactattggtctctacaaaaagaaattaaaactaaacatgtaaataaatgtcttaaaaataaattatttttctagtaggtattaagatcaagtaaagtacagagttgacgagatcgctcagctgaatgaattcgTTGaactctgaatcttacgcgtcgcttttccgccggcgggagtgatatgacgtatttaggatcgtagattttgatacttttatttttttttgtattttctgaaatatgaaccgatatttttcttttaacttttttaaatatcctttagatgagtacctacacttaacagttaaatttatgcagttgaattaaaagtcaccctgtatacagTTCTGTATGACTGTTATAACTAGGAGTCTGTATCTACGCAACTAATTTGGTTGTTCATATTTAGGCCTCCCTCCCGAGAGCCAAACTCCAAAAGGGACAGCGACAACGAGATGAAATGTCCTACTTGCAAGAAAATGTATGGACTGACCATATTCCAGTGCGCAAAAGGGCACAGCTCTTGCCATGACTGCAAGCGATACCGATCCTGTGGGTTGTGCCATCAGCCAATCACTGATATGCGAAATATCACCCTGGAGGCGCTTATTGCTGAGGTAAGTAGGATACGCATCAAGTTtttaacccttgcggggtaaacagcgGCATTAATAACAAAACTGAAAGCTACGTCTAGCTGGAAGACTAGGTAAATGATGTAGTAATTGACATTCGGAGATCAGTCCCTACGTCGCCAGagataacaaaaaacaatacttcCCTTAATCGTtgaactataattttttttatttaatttaaacatacctTTTTgagttataaaattgtaaccgACCGATGTcggtatttaaatttaaaagatattgcTAAAAAATCTATATGTGGTGTAACTACCTATGTATACTTATATCTACATCTGAACATTTATTTGACCTTTTATGATGATCTTTCacgatatttattattttagatgaAAGTTAAATGTCCAAACGAAGAAGAGGGTTGCAATCTATTCATGAAGATGGCGGATATCGAGAACCACGCTAAAGAATGCCCATTCCGAGAGTTGCCCTGTCCACTAGCCCCTACTTTTGGATGTTTTTGGAAAGGTAAAACCACTGATAAAAGTATAAGTAATCTTTTATAGTTACACATTCGCGGAATAACAAACTTAGTACAAGTACAGTTAGAATAGCGCGCTATGATTGAAAGGAAAAATTATCTGAGCAGTTGAGTGCTCAGATAATTTCGCGccatacaaaaatttgaattctgGGCAGGTAACTAATAAAAGTGGTAATATTGTACGTACGTACGAGGAGCGCTTTTGTTTTGTAAGGTGTGACATGGCAACATCTCTGTCACTGTAGCTAAAATGTATGAAACAAAAGCTTTCTacaactcttttttttttctaccttCCAGGAAAACTATCTCAAGTCGCGCCTCATTTCGACCACGTTCATCCTATGAATCGCCAAGCAGCCGTTGATACCGAAATGACCTTACCCAACCCCCAAAACAACTGCCACATCGCCCAATTGGTAATCATCGGTAACTTTAACTTCGTCTTTCATCTGATTGTCTCccaagaaaagaaaaatatgtacttagttGTTCAGCTAATTGGAACAAATATTAGCGCTTCAAAATGGATTTATGAAATTCACGTCTACCACAAGGGCCAACCACGCAGGAAGTACCAGTATTCTGATATTTGCTATCCCATTAATACCAGTATGAACGAAATAATGTCAGAAGCTAAATGTGCTGTACTTCCCTTGTCTTATGCCTCGACTTTTGTATGTGATAACAAGATAAATTACAAGTTCTACATTAAGAATGAAAAGCCTTTTGGAAGAAATAACAGAGGACGCGGCGGACACCGCAAGTGAATTTAATGATATCATTGCCAATCTTATGGATCTATCACAGTACACTGCTTAGATCAAAGATAGGTAGTGATATTTATGCAagagcgttttttttttccttaaatttagtatttaccgtcagtatttctttttctttattttctattatgtattatgtttCTTAGTTTTAGGACAATCAATAAAAgaaatgataattaaaaatataatatactgatttttaattgtaattaaatattgcatTTCTGTCTTTTTATAATGTAACTGAATTTACTTTTAGTTAATAAGAATGTAtgagaaaaataatgtaaccataaataataataatatggaaCTAAGTGAATTAATTATTGGGATATGAAAGAAGACAGCCTTGTGTTAAATTACGTAGGACTAATCAGAAGCACGgcctatttaaatttgtaagtcTATAATGTTCTCAAAAAAACTCACTAAGTTGaagataaaactaattaatcgAATTAGTGAGAACAAACAGCAACTGATTCTGTTTAAGCATAGGATGGCGAATACCAGATTTCTTTACATTATGCGTAATGCTAGTGTGGCCAGGTCATTGGGTTTACCGCTGGCAACGTAATTAAATGGTAAATGGGAAGACCAAGctcgtaaaaaaattaaattttaggtaGAATATAGGTGATATAATGCtgcaatattatttgtatgattTGAAAGTATGTAATTGGTAACAATTTGTAGCGGTCGATAGGTGattacatgaagagagttatgaatgtggatgaagcaaaggaagaatgcagggatcgtggcaagtggaaagagatagtctctgcctacccctccgggaaagaggcgtgattttatgtatgtatgtatgtatattatatataattagtgTTGCATATTTCTATAAcaattatcatttaaaatttaagatttcTTGGGTGATTTGAAACTAACATGGTAACattttgtaagcatattgAATTTATTGCCATAATTTTGGATTTGTCTTTATGAAttgtatttgattttattcaataaaacattttggaacatgtatacgtatttatttttgttagtcGAGATGAGATACACAACAAAGACCataaaaagaatttgaaataataaatgctaTAGAAGCAGTAAGTGCTGGTAAATTTGTCGTTGCAATAAGTGGTAATGAAATTACCACAATAACTTTTTCACAttgcatctcaattcaatGTTTTGACTGTTTTTTTATGCATTAACAACTTCGTGCGTTGTTAGACGACAAAAAGTAATTACTTTCAATccaaatttttcaaaagatatttttttagatatatGACTAAGACCTTCTACTGTACTCGTTTCAAATGGAATCACGGGAGATCAATAAAACTATACTGGTAGGTACATATtgattctttatttcatcgacAAAACTAGTGTGGTGACAGTGATTTTCACATATCcggtacctacatacttaacCAGGATGCCCAGCTCAGCTCCTGACGATTTCTATTTTGATTGTCTATATTATGCAATTTACAAAACCATAAAACGTGCAAATTTATGAAACAGTCAAACCTACCTACATCACCAAAGCATTTCCTTTTTGCTACTTTCTACAGAAAAGCAACAAAAACACCGCAAATACTtgaatatttagatttttatgacCAACCAATAATACAAATTTCAGTGTTTTCTACTGATAGAGAAGTTAATTACTTACTAAATATAAACtcacaaaaattatgatattaagtaca
Proteins encoded in this window:
- the LOC106129895 gene encoding macrophage migration inhibitory factor, with product MPHFRIETNLPRNKIPQDFVAKVVSVLAKSLGKPEQYCVVSVIPDVMMSFGGSSEPCGIANLMSIGGLGVEQNKKHAKILFELVANELGISSDRMYITFQDEPTGNVGYKGTTFHAIFG
- the LOC106129936 gene encoding E3 ubiquitin-protein ligase Siah1 isoform X2 yields the protein MGTEQSKPSERYPQHVPHYRERQPRSQFSETDVAELLERQKQHFDQKIKQLQKEQKSPPATTTQHSERLRTPYNYTHTQLKQATGLQATTLYPNLQTAQAQSNVAQSTSDFVFVSNTGNVQRCVPSAPPAPRVRSTSRPPSREPNSKRDSDNEMKCPTCKKMYGLTIFQCAKGHSSCHDCKRYRSCGLCHQPITDMRNITLEALIAEMKVKCPNEEEGCNLFMKMADIENHAKECPFRELPCPLAPTFGCFWKGKLSQVAPHFDHVHPMNRQAAVDTEMTLPNPQNNCHIAQLVIIGNFNFVFHLIVSQEKKNMYLVVQLIGTNISASKWIYEIHVYHKGQPRRKYQYSDICYPINTSMNEIMSEAKCAVLPLSYASTFVCDNKINYKFYIKNEKPFGRNNRGRGGHRK
- the LOC106129936 gene encoding E3 ubiquitin-protein ligase Siah1 isoform X1 is translated as MGTEQSKPSERYPQHVPHYRERQPRSQFSETDVAELLERQKQHFDQKIKQLQKEQKSPPATTTQQSPFEYGAGSSNTAGPSSSSHQSTYSPRGVTPVQISPPTTSERLRTPYNYTHTQLKQATGLQATTLYPNLQTAQAQSNVAQSTSDFVFVSNTGNVQRCVPSAPPAPRVRSTSRPPSREPNSKRDSDNEMKCPTCKKMYGLTIFQCAKGHSSCHDCKRYRSCGLCHQPITDMRNITLEALIAEMKVKCPNEEEGCNLFMKMADIENHAKECPFRELPCPLAPTFGCFWKGKLSQVAPHFDHVHPMNRQAAVDTEMTLPNPQNNCHIAQLVIIGNFNFVFHLIVSQEKKNMYLVVQLIGTNISASKWIYEIHVYHKGQPRRKYQYSDICYPINTSMNEIMSEAKCAVLPLSYASTFVCDNKINYKFYIKNEKPFGRNNRGRGGHRK